From a region of the Corallococcus coralloides DSM 2259 genome:
- a CDS encoding AMP-binding protein: protein MPASLLEVFLDHARHEPSRPLLSFEGASYTRGQLAERVTAFARGLKARGLAAGDRVALFLENSDAFVVTWLGVQAAGCVAVLVNTAYRQVELAHILSDAEVKACVTSSSGASELAPLRDQLPSLQWLITVEPPPPGLPASLPTVAFDAIVELGTASTAALPLPRAEDLAVLGYTSGTTGRSKGAMLQHRQLLANVRAVTEAWRWTDVDRLLLTLPLFHTHGLMVGLHGTLFTGASVDLRRRFVASEALTALHDDASLTLFFGVPTMYGRLLEESRRTGVTPHPLRLWVSGSAPLSPQLCLDIEARFGARILERYGMTETIMNTTQPYDGERRPGTVGMPFPGQEARVVDVRSRKPLPRGETGEIEVRGPHVFTGYWRRPDATAEAFDADGWFRTGDLGEWDPDGFLRITGRARELIISGGFNIYPREVEEVLTAHPAVAEAAVLGLPDPDFGEQVVAVIVPHPGASTDAQALVDWCRERLAAFKKPRRVVFTDALPRNALGKVQKHILKERLAGSQDTPTAT from the coding sequence ATGCCGGCCTCCCTGCTTGAAGTGTTCCTGGACCATGCCCGTCACGAACCCTCGCGCCCGCTGCTCTCGTTCGAGGGAGCTTCGTACACGCGAGGACAGCTGGCGGAGCGGGTCACCGCGTTTGCTCGCGGACTCAAGGCCCGGGGACTGGCGGCTGGCGACCGCGTCGCGCTCTTCCTGGAGAACAGCGACGCGTTCGTCGTCACCTGGCTGGGTGTCCAGGCCGCGGGCTGCGTCGCCGTGCTCGTCAACACCGCGTACCGCCAGGTGGAGCTGGCCCACATCCTCTCCGACGCGGAGGTGAAGGCCTGCGTCACCAGTTCCTCCGGCGCCTCGGAGCTTGCTCCGCTGCGCGACCAACTGCCCTCGCTCCAATGGCTCATCACCGTGGAGCCGCCTCCCCCCGGGCTCCCCGCCTCCCTGCCCACCGTCGCCTTCGACGCCATCGTGGAACTGGGCACGGCCTCCACCGCGGCCCTGCCGCTGCCTCGCGCGGAGGACCTCGCCGTGCTGGGCTACACGTCCGGCACCACCGGCCGCTCCAAGGGCGCCATGCTCCAGCACCGGCAGCTGCTCGCCAACGTGCGCGCGGTCACCGAGGCGTGGCGCTGGACCGACGTGGATCGGCTGCTCCTCACCCTTCCGCTCTTCCACACCCACGGCCTCATGGTGGGCCTCCACGGCACCCTCTTCACCGGCGCCAGCGTGGACCTGCGCCGCCGCTTCGTCGCTTCCGAAGCGCTCACCGCCCTGCACGACGATGCGTCCCTCACCCTCTTCTTCGGCGTGCCCACCATGTACGGCCGCCTCCTGGAGGAGTCCCGCCGCACCGGCGTGACGCCGCACCCCCTGCGCCTGTGGGTCTCCGGCTCCGCCCCCTTGAGCCCCCAGCTGTGTCTGGACATCGAGGCGCGCTTCGGCGCCCGCATCCTGGAGCGCTACGGGATGACGGAGACGATCATGAACACCACCCAGCCCTACGACGGCGAACGCCGCCCCGGCACCGTGGGCATGCCCTTCCCCGGCCAGGAGGCCCGCGTCGTGGACGTGCGCTCCCGCAAGCCCCTGCCCCGCGGCGAGACGGGCGAAATCGAGGTCCGCGGCCCCCACGTCTTCACCGGCTACTGGCGCCGCCCGGATGCCACCGCCGAAGCCTTCGACGCCGACGGCTGGTTCCGCACCGGCGACCTGGGCGAATGGGACCCGGACGGATTCCTGCGCATCACCGGCCGGGCTCGGGAGCTCATCATCAGCGGTGGCTTCAACATCTACCCCCGCGAAGTCGAAGAGGTCCTCACCGCGCACCCCGCCGTCGCCGAGGCCGCCGTCCTGGGCCTGCCCGACCCGGACTTCGGTGAGCAGGTCGTCGCCGTCATCGTCCCCCACCCCGGCGCCTCCACCGACGCCCAGGCCCTGGTGGACTGGTGCCGCGAACGGCTCGCCGCCTTCAAGAAGCCGCGCCGCGTCGTCTTCACCGACGCCCTGCCTCGCAACGCCTTGGGAAAGGTCCAGAAACACATCCTCAAGGAGCGCCTGGCCGGCTCCCAGGACACACCCACCGCCACCTGA
- a CDS encoding response regulator, with protein MKRLLIVDDELAIVEALEDILSLEGYDIVTAYNGDEGLQRLLASKPDLVLLDLMMPVMDGGELLRRIRAHPDLCDLPVVVMSAGRLTEEERRASSHFLAKPFELDDLLGTIAKQLPADGARA; from the coding sequence ATGAAGCGGTTGCTCATCGTGGACGACGAGCTCGCCATCGTGGAGGCGCTCGAGGACATCCTGTCCCTCGAAGGCTACGACATCGTCACCGCGTACAACGGCGACGAGGGCCTCCAGCGGCTTTTGGCGTCCAAGCCGGACCTGGTGCTGTTGGACTTGATGATGCCGGTGATGGACGGCGGCGAGCTCTTGCGCCGCATCCGCGCCCACCCCGACCTGTGCGACCTGCCCGTGGTGGTGATGAGCGCGGGCCGCCTCACGGAAGAGGAGCGCCGCGCCAGCTCTCACTTCCTCGCCAAGCCCTTCGAGCTGGACGACCTCCTGGGCACCATCGCGAAGCAGCTGCCCGCGGATGGGGCCCGCGCCTGA